One Deltaproteobacteria bacterium genomic region harbors:
- a CDS encoding type II secretion system protein — protein MSRSRAHGFTLLEIAVALAIVGMGAVTCLQLFSGSLRLQDRASRQSRAVLAARAAMDALLFQPEIRDHTEERTSGEGYRIRMLVRHAGPEEGLRKSELGFESELSLRYLQVDVAWEDGTGVKTYTLKSLRAAPENE, from the coding sequence ATGAGCCGCTCGCGCGCACACGGGTTCACCCTCCTCGAGATCGCCGTCGCGCTGGCGATCGTCGGCATGGGGGCGGTTACCTGCCTGCAGCTCTTCAGCGGCAGCCTCCGGCTCCAGGACCGGGCGTCGCGCCAGAGCCGTGCGGTGCTCGCGGCGCGCGCGGCCATGGATGCGCTCCTCTTCCAGCCCGAGATCCGGGATCATACCGAGGAGCGGACGAGCGGCGAGGGCTACCGCATCCGGATGCTCGTCCGGCACGCCGGCCCCGAGGAGGGGCTGCGGAAGTCGGAGCTCGGCTTCGAGTCCGAGCTGAGCCTCCGCTATCTGCAGGTGGACGTCGCCTGGGAGGACGGCACGGGCGTCAAGACCTACACGCTGAAGAGCCTGCGGGCGGCCCCGGAAAATGAGTGA